Genomic segment of Prionailurus viverrinus isolate Anna chromosome B4, UM_Priviv_1.0, whole genome shotgun sequence:
TATATACACTAAACGTCCACCCCAGCCTTTAATTTCAGGTGGTGACTGGAGAAATcttgggaagaaaaatattgtgagTTCATTTTGTACATTGCCCTGTTTCTGGACAGGGGCCCATCCAAGGCATTCCAAACCCAAGTGAGACAGCCATGCGCATGGCCAGAGAGCCTTCCTCCTCCCATCTCCTCTGGTCACTGTCTAATCTCAGAAATTCTTCTTTGTATTCTATCTTAATCTGTTTTCCTTCCATACTGGCATCTTTTTACACTCATTCTGATTGGGGATGAGGTATACAAACCCTCAAAGGCtgaagaaaattctcaaatgcCCACCTGGTAACACTGATGCATTGCCAATCAGCCCAGGTCTCTGTAATTATAGGTCTCAGAGATTTTGTTattaaccatttaaaaacttcaaagttTCCTTGAAAAGAATTGATTTAGTCATCTTGTGCAGTCATCTGGTCTCTCCAAGTTTTTGAAAGTTTTTGAAGGATGAAAATATCCTAATTTCCAGGACAGAAAGTTAAGAACTCCAATTTCAATACCCCCAACCTCCATAACCTCCTCAATTAGTATCTTCAAGTTATCACTCATTTGATTAAGAGAAAGTACAACCCTGAGGCTCACCACGACTAATATGACCTCCCCAGTCCCTTTCAGGCCATCATACGAAGTCGAGGAAACAGAATTGGCAGCACCCCTGACACATGCAAGGCTTACCCCAGGGAAGCCCCTGAAGACCAGGCAGATTCTAGCGTGGGGCACagcagacattttcccaaagtggGCAGAGTGACAAATTCTAGCACAGTGACTGGTTTTGGAAGCCTGGGGACAGGAGGGCAACCAGTGCCcacacttctctctcttcccaaaattCAATTTCCAAGCCTAGGCCCCTCCTCTTGTGTTCCCAATTCCAAAGTTTTCAGACCTTCCATAGTGCTCATCTGACTCCAGACACCTATCATCCATCATCTAAGGCCAGTACTTCTCAAACTGGAAAGAGCAtatagattctgattcagtaggtctgggtggggcctgagagtctgcatttctaataagctcccaggtgacaTCCACACTGCTGGCCCAGGGACCACACTTCAAAGAGCAAGGATCTAGATGACTGTAGCAGTTGACACGACTGTGTCCCATGAAGAGACTGTCTGTCCAAATACTTCTTTCTGTCTATCCTCCAGATGACAATGAGAATCATATTTCATCCCTTCCCAATTCATGAATCTCACTCCAGAGCACAATACACAGTACAAACCTATTCCATCATTTCCCTTCAAATGTGAAACAACACATCCCTCACAAAAGTCTGATTCTTTCATGACTCTTAAAGGTCCATGTAGCCTAGAAATGCTGTCCCATTTCTTTTCCAACTTTTCACTTATCCATCTTCTATTGCCCAAACTTCTCCACAAGCACCCACCTCCAGGAAGTGTCTCTTGACCAGTACGTCTTTCTCAGTTTCTACTCATACCTTCCCTTCCAAAGTAATGATGCCTTCATCCCCATCTAGTTCCCAATTCCTCATATTTCAGTCTGTGTTTCTCCCCATTTGGGGGGaaacttctctctccccaaagaATCTTAGatgattttacaaaattattgcaCCAGACTCCCAAAAAAGCATCTAAAGGAGTTGGTAAGTATATGGGTAATCCTGCCTCTAACAGGCTTCCCTGGAGGCACCTACTCCCTGTTGGGAAGATGAGAAATTCCACAAGTAAGAAAGTAGAttcccatctctccctcccagaGCTGGCCCCATAAGTAcagttgaaaaccactggccCTTCTAGGCCAACCATAAAACTGACTGTTCAAGAAATGTGCCTGCTGTGCCCACCATGAATCCAATGTCCTCTTCAGTGATTCCCTGAAGTCAGGTAGAGCAGGTTGTGTCTTCTGTCAATTTCACTATTTCTGGCCCCTCCCCACATCCCATGGAAATAGATGGAGAAGGACCAGAAGAGGTCATGTCAGGCATTCTCCTGCCCAGGGCTGTATCTTCCCTGTTGCTCTTTGAAGGAACAACTGTTCTTACTGTTGGGTCTAGAGGAAGGAGAGAGCCTACTCCTTGCCCTAAACAAGACTCTACTCTGATGGAACAGACAAGACAGTCACCAGAACTCAGGCAGAGCCACACAAAGGCAAAACTAGAAGTGCCTGCATACAGTTCTAGATTCTGGGTATATAGCTCCACATAGAGTTCTAGATCTAGTTctggatggaaaaaaaatgttgtttgtcAAGGAAGTCTCCCAAAAGATAGTATTAAAGGAGTAGCACAGTGGTAGCCTGAAAGGAAGGAGAATTTTCGGTACCAAAGAAATGTGTAAGACTACATTCAATTTAACATGAATTTATTATGTATTCATTATGTTCCTTGTCCCAACTGGATGCTCAGGAGGAGTGAACAAGGTACACTCATAACCTATGATCTGTAATcagggaacaaaataaataaagacacacagataactggtatattattttttttaatttcagcttaattgaagtataattgacacataaaactgtaagatgtttaaagtgtacattgtggTGATGTGATATACATATCCACTGTGAAATCATTCACTATGATTTCCCCACTGTGAAAGGATTAATGGTGATATTTTAATCTAAATGGTTCAAACATGCAGGTAAGTGTTAAAAGAGCACTTTGTTTCCTTCGCTACATCTTTACATGTGGAGGTGCCTCAGCTGGAGctttggttttcaaagtgtggtccctggaccagcagcatcagcatcacctgggaactgtTAGAAGTACAAGTTCTGAGCCCCACCCAAGCCTACTGAATTCCAAATACTGGGAGCAGGTTTCACAAACCCTCCAAGTGAGGTGGCAGGAGCTGAAGTTTGAGCCATCACTGAGCACAGTACTATTCCTGGCCTCTCTCCACACCCTCTCTCACTGAGAATTTAATTAGCGAGTTGAAGAGACAGCAGTGAGGATGCCCAGCTCAGCCCCTTCCAGTTTTgtgttggttttctttatttatccaGAACCAACTTGTCCACAGGACACTTGCATTCCAACTTGCTCATACAAGAGAAAATCTAATAAAAGCAGACTCTCTCTTGTGGCGGAAGGCAGGGTGTGCTCAGCACTACCTCTGATGAGGAGGAAGTCGGTCTAAAAATGTGAGCTTAGGAAACCAATCGGGCTGTAGCTGAGTAATCATTTGTCTCTGTGTCTTGATTATCACCAGGTTCTAAAtagaggaggggaaaatggggtaTTATTTATTGGACCCCCTACAGCACCTACAATGGGCTGTAGTGAAAAGTGGGTGGGCTGTGCGTTCAGACCCCACACAGTAGAGAGACCTAGTGAAAAGAATAAAGGGCAGAAGAATCAGAAGAAGTCCtagaatttttaagtaaatgaaactTTAGAAATTACCAGTCCTGACCTTGCATGTTACAGATAATTAAACAGAGCAATAAAGGAACTGAGcggcttgctcaaggtcacattgCTAGTTCTTGGTGGAAACACCACCAGAACCCAGGATACCTGGGTCTCAGCTGTGCACTTTCAGAGCAGGTGGACCAAAGCAGACAACAGTACAGAAATTTAAAGTTCAAGAATGCAGATAGCTCCTGGTAGAAGAACCAATTTCAGGGATATTCAGCATGGGTAGTGGGTTCAAAGCCAAAGTGCTTTGCACTCAGAGGAAAGCTCTGGCTCCAATCCACCTGTGCATGTCctattgccccccccccccgcccctcacagCCAAGGCTCAGGCTACACTGTATGCTCAGTGTGCTCTGAACATGGCTTCATTTTCCTGTGCTTTTCCAAGTGTTGTTCTCTCTGCCTATAatctctctctgctgcccacgTGTGGGAAAAACCTAATCTGTCCTTGGAGAGAGCCAGCTCAAATGCCATTCCTCTACAAAGTCTTCTCTGATTTCAGAGAAATCACTGTGCCAGCCACAAATGATAATCCTGCACTCGATTTCCCAagacattttatttgtatattactTATGAAACAGTTTCTACTTTGTGTTACAGCTATGCTTTACCCCTTGGATTAGAAGACATGCTCAATAAGGGCAGGGGCCATATTTCATGTTTCTTGCACACATTCTGggttttataaataatgctgcaataaacataggggtgcatctatccttttgttttttaaattttttttaacatttatttatttttgagagacagaaagacacagagcgtgagcaggggagggacagagagagggggagacacagaatctgaagcaggctctaggctctgagctgtcagcacagagcccaacgcagggctcgaactcacaaactgcaagatcatgacctgagccgaagtcggtcgcctaaccaactgagccacccaggcacctctcctttTGAATTCATGTACCTAAAATGTTTTGGCACtgaaaaggaaaccatcaataaaacaaaaatgctacctactgaatgggagatatttgtaaatgatagatcaaataaggggttaatactcaaaacacatgaagaactgatacaactcaacaccagaaaaacaaataatccaattaaaaatatggTCAGATGACCTTAATATACATTTTCATAAAGGGATATACAGATAGCCAATAGATACAGGGAAAGATACTCCCCCtcactagtcatcaggaaaatgtataTTAACACTACAGTAagatatcactttatacctgacagaatggataaaataaaaaagacaagaaaaacaaatgttggccagataaagggaaaaaggaaccctcatgcactattggtaggaacgTAAATTgggcagccactatggaaagcagtatggaggttcctcacaaaattaaaaatagacctactaagtaatccagtaattctgctactgcatattttttaagtaatctctgcacccaaagtggggctctaactcaccaccCTTagctcaagagccacatgctctactgactgagccaggcaggcatccCACTGCCACTGGATATTttgtcaaagaaaacaaaaacattttctctagttttttaataatatttttataattttttaatgtttatttatttttgagagagagacagaatgtgagtggggaggggcagagagagagggagacatagaatcagagcaggttccaagctgtgagctgttagctcaaaatcacaaaccgtgagactgtgaactgagctgaagtcggatgcttaaccaactaagccatcaaggcaccccatttttaatatttttaaaagccagtgtGCTGCTACAGGCACAATTCAAAAGtagataagtaaaaaataaaagtaataataggTACTAGAACTACTGAGTTCAAAGTTTACAGCTTTGGCCCTAGCTTAAGTGCGGTTAGAGACCAGGCTATACCGGAACCCATAGCTGAAGTAGATAGCAAACCCAATCAGCATCCAGACACCAAATACCATCCAGGTGGCAGCTGACACCTGCATCATAAGGTAAACATTCATGAAGATGCTCAGTactgggaggagaggcagagcagagaCCTTAGAGTGAAGGGAACTGGAGCTCTGAGGCTGTCTCCAGATGACCCCAGTGAGCCCAGTGATGAGCACCAGGAGCAGCACAACCACCGAAATCCACACTGGGTCTCCAGAAAGCAGGACTGGCCACTGGGCCAGCACCAGGCACAGAAGAATGAGCAGCATAACAAGCAGTAAGGAGCAAACATAGATAACTCGGCCAGagagtggagtgggggtggggctgcctgGAAAAAGTAGTCCCTGTAGAGTCAGCCTCCCTGCTGCAGGTCCATTCTCATCCTGCACCTCTGtttcattttcatcattctgCATCTCAGGCTGATACCTGATGATGAGAACACAAATAGCAACCATGGAGTAAGATATCATGGACCCAATAAACATGAGGTCCACAACATCAGTGATTCCAAAGAAGAAGGTCATGATTGCTGCAATGatcataaagattaaaaaaaacattctgatgATGATGTTCCTGGTAAGGATCCAGGCAATGACAGGGAACAGGAGGCCATCCTCTGCCATCTTGTGTAACAGCTGGTATATGGGGAAAATAAGTCCAGAGATACTTCccaaaaaactacagaaaaatcCAAACACTAGAATATAGTAGGCAGGAGCCCAGCCAATAAAGAGAAATGCCTCGGGCAAGGTGCTCCCAGGTTGAAGCTGGTAGTAAGGCACCATAAGTGTAAGTGCTAAAGAGACACCAAAATACAGCACGAAGAGGATGAACAGTGAAATAACAATGCTCCTGGGGATGGAACGTTGGGGCTTCTGGGCTTCCTCAACTCTGGTAACAATTTTCTCAAAACCTATAAATGCATAGAAACAGGTAGCTGCTCCACGGAGAATCCCCTCGAAGCCAAAAGGCACAAATCCTCCAGAACCCAGAGGGCCCAAGCTTGAGGTGTCATTGAGTCCAGCCTTTACGTAGTCCTCTTCTGTGAGCTTCCAGTTGTGCAGGTCCCCCTTAATGAAGCCAGCGATGATGACAAAACTGAGAACCAAAATTTTCACCAACATGACCACTTTGGCAAGCGAGGAAGTTGAATCATACCAGAAATCCATGAAAAACCACAGAGTGAACATAAAAATGAAGCTTATATGGTCTTCTCTAAGGTAGTGGGAAACATGCGTTAAGATAAATTCTTGCAGTGTCACACGCAGTGActcaaaaattaagaacaatACCTGGAAATAAATGACTGCATTAGCAACAAGGGAGAGGATGCGGTTCCAGCCAGTGATGAAAGCCCAAAGCTCACCTATAGTGACATGGCTGTAGAGATATGCAGAGCCAGAATGGGGAACCCGGGCAGTAATCTCTGCATAGCACAGCGCAGCCAACATTGAAGATAGGCCAGCAATCAAAACACAAATCACAAAGGATGGTCCTGCTTGATTGCTGACCACCTCACAAGCCAGGACATACACACCTACACCCAGTGTGCGGCCCACACCCAGGGTCACTAAATCCAGAGTGCTCAGTCTTCTCTCTGGGTCATCCTCAGCCACTGGTTCCTCCAGCATAGGTCTGCGTACCAGTTTTTGACCTAATGTACGAAATGTCTGATGCAGCATTCTAGCTGGAAATGAAGACTATTCCAGGATCAGAGAGCTGTAGCAAGTCCAGGGTGCAGACTCTGGGATCTGGTTCAGTGAGGCTGAGTTTAGCCAAGTTGAGTTGCAGCTGCTGAGGTCCATTACTCAGGCTTCAAAGCTGCTGCTTTGTATTTCATCTAGTATTCGATAGCCCTTCATAATGcctaaagaaacaataaatatttaccgaACTGAGTTGGTGTTCAACCAACTAAAGAAAGCTCACAACCAAAGCTCAGAAGTCCCATGTAACCCATTGCAGCCCGAGCATCACAGAAactgaaatcaaagaaaatcattaaaaaaaaaatcaacactgcTTTCTCCTCAGAAAAGcatcaaatatctcccaacatTCTCCTTTTTACACACTACATGACAAAAATCCCCTTTGGGTTTCATCTAACTCATATAGCTTCATGGACTAATTAAGCTGTAGGACACAAAGGGCACGAAATTCTTGTGCAATAATTTACACATGGGATGTTTGTGTGGTGCTTGAGCATAAGTTATGACACATTAATTCATGGACTAGAGGACCTTGTTGCAGTTGCAGAACCATTTCTTAAGTATCATCtgagtttaaaatacaaatattggtCCCAGTGTCTTGAAACTCTTTGACCCGAAATCAGTTCCCAAGGTCAGATGGCCACCTTTCTCCTCATTTTGCATCATCCATTTAGCTATACTAATGGCAAAAAATGTGCTGTCCAACCCTTCCCTTTACCCATCTAGGCCCACAGGGGGCTCtgtgagaagagaggaagagggagaaagaggcagggcTTTCATAACTAGCTGCAAGAACGACAGCAACAGGCTGTCTGGTGATGAAACACTAGAGTAACAGGTGCATTAGCCAACCAAGTGTCCATTACTAAGGGAGAAGAGTCAGAAAGGCCATTTTGTGAATTCTGACATTCAGTAAACCTCACCCAAAGCAACCAGGCAAAACTTAATATAATCCACAATTATGAGAGTGTGAtgggtaggaaggaaagaagtcacCTAGCTCAGCTGCTCACAACCAAAacaattccttctctctcctccttctctgagTTCCAGTAAAGAAGATGAGCTCACTTCTGCAGGAACTCTGCTCACTAGTCACGCTATGCTCTATAAACACCCTGGGCCATCTGTGATGTCAGCTGCTAGCCACCTCGAgaccctgccctgctctgtgaGCTTATATTAAAACACTAACTTGTAACTCCCTCTTAATTTTCCACTATAGCTATTTTCCACTCACTCAAACCATGGTCTCAATATGCCAAAGATATTTTCTTAACGAAGGAACCCTACATGTggttcctccttccccctcaccACTGCTGCTATTCAAACGGCTGCCTCCTGAATTGGAGCAAGACTTTGGTGAGCAATTCACAGCAATGCCCCAGAAATGAGtagtggagaacagagaaaacaaagtcaTACAGCCCCCACTCTCCTCACTTCTCAGGCTTTGGTTTTGAGAGAATTTTAGGAAATGTTGCCAGAGGTTCCGAAGACAGAAAGATCACGTCAGAATTGAACAGTCTTCTGTACAGATTAGCAAGGGAAATCCTAATGTTGTGGGTCAAAGCTTCTGTGTACAAATCTATCTAGACTCCTTATTAACCACCCACCAGTGACAACCAGTTCCAAGGTTATGATTTACTAAGAAGCACACACATAGACAGTCAATACTTAACTCATGGAATCTTTCTACACTGTGAATGTCATTGacgtgcaccccccccccaacccaggctTCAAACCCTTCAGTGTTTCCACTGCCCTCCC
This window contains:
- the LOC125169846 gene encoding cationic amino acid transporter 3-like, which translates into the protein MLHQTFRTLGQKLVRRPMLEEPVAEDDPERRLSTLDLVTLGVGRTLGVGVYVLACEVVSNQAGPSFVICVLIAGLSSMLAALCYAEITARVPHSGSAYLYSHVTIGELWAFITGWNRILSLVANAVIYFQVLFLIFESLRVTLQEFILTHVSHYLREDHISFIFMFTLWFFMDFWYDSTSSLAKVVMLVKILVLSFVIIAGFIKGDLHNWKLTEEDYVKAGLNDTSSLGPLGSGGFVPFGFEGILRGAATCFYAFIGFEKIVTRVEEAQKPQRSIPRSIVISLFILFVLYFGVSLALTLMVPYYQLQPGSTLPEAFLFIGWAPAYYILVFGFFCSFLGSISGLIFPIYQLLHKMAEDGLLFPVIAWILTRNIIIRMFFLIFMIIAAIMTFFFGITDVVDLMFIGSMISYSMVAICVLIIRYQPEMQNDENETEVQDENGPAAGRLTLQGLLFPGSPTPTPLSGRVIYVCSLLLVMLLILLCLVLAQWPVLLSGDPVWISVVVLLLVLITGLTGVIWRQPQSSSSLHSKVSALPLLPVLSIFMNVYLMMQVSAATWMVFGVWMLIGFAIYFSYGFRYSLVSNRT